From one Lycium ferocissimum isolate CSIRO_LF1 chromosome 7, AGI_CSIRO_Lferr_CH_V1, whole genome shotgun sequence genomic stretch:
- the LOC132063244 gene encoding protein MAIN-LIKE 1-like, translating to MASNNAYQLDPGPLDPSVLTEQLTHRSRDIWDGKDNMVLNTRRCDGKFWDLVKKHPIKPRVLEVIKLSGLYGVYRSQRPIVDRSLITSLVERWRPETHTFHFRSGEATITFQDVEVLYGLPVNGNPVLGIEQTRDKAHWQSICARLLGFTPVPGDIKYSCLKVSALNKHMQCQLKLSDMETQDIVNQIARCCMFWLIAGTLMADTSGSYLKLMYLPILEDVNVIGSYSWGSATLA from the coding sequence ATGGCTAGTAATAATGCATACCAATTGGATCCCGGTCCACTTGACCCGTCTGTATTAACTGAACAACTCACCCATAGGTCACGAGATATATGGGATGGCAAAGACAATATGGTTCTGAATACGAGGAGGTGTGATGGAAAGTTTTGGGACCTCGTAAAGAAACATCCCATCAAGCCACGAGTTTTAGAAGTGATTAAACTATCTGGATTGTACGGTGTTTATAGATCTCAGCGGCCTATTGTTGACCGTAGTTTGATTACTTCATTGGTGGAGAGATGGCGTCCCGAAACTCATACGTTCCACTTTAGGTCAGGTGAGGCGACGATTACCTTCCAGGATGTAGAGGTGTTGTATGGTTTGCCCGTGAATGGTAATCCAGTACTTGGGATTGAGCAGACAAGGGACAAAGCGCATTGGCAAAGTATTTGTGCAAGATTATTAGGTTTTACTCCAGTTCCTGGAGACATCAAATATAGTTGCCTCAAGGTATCTGCGCTTAATAAACATATGCAATGTCAGCTAAAGTTGTCGGACATGGAAACACAGGATATAGTCAATCAAATAGCTAGATGTtgtatgttttggttgattgCTGGTACGTTGATGGCAGATACATCTGGTAGTTACTTGAAGCTTATGTACTTGCCTATTCTCGAGGACGTTAATGTGATTGGGTCTTACAGTTGGGGTAGTGCGACACTTGCATAG